From Myxococcus xanthus, a single genomic window includes:
- a CDS encoding NAD(P)/FAD-dependent oxidoreductase, translated as MELTRRELVAAFLGSAVAASACRKSGSRERVPGAVVDQAVELGHRLRGGPLPRADIMEPVEVLVVGAGVAGLSAAWRLASAGVRGVRVLELEAEPGGTSRSGRNAISAYPWGAHYLPAPLEDRGPVVRLLREMGAVTDVDDAGRPRFEESLLIHEPEERFFYRGHWYEGLYLHAGASVEDLEELRRFEARMNGFASARDAKGRRAFAVPSGLSSDDAEWTALDALSMAAWMEREGFRSARLKWVVDYACRDDFGTTAEHVSAWAGIWYFTARQDGNGERSEGYLSWPEGNGRLVRQLVSALPNGAVERSVLVHTVEPVEGGCRVDALEAGSGKPRAFLARQVVLACPRFIAAHVVAPWRRERPAWLNGFTYGPWVVANLTLSSPPRSRGFPLAWDNVFYESRSLGYVVATHQTLRQDEQGPTVLTWYLPMDGADVKAEREKALSASYADWEALVMADMRPAHPGISGQAQRLEVQRWGHAMVRPTPGFMWGQAKQSAGESLGSSLHFAHSDLGGMGLFEEANWFGVRAAERVLAELGRREVSWL; from the coding sequence GTGGAACTGACGCGGCGGGAGCTGGTCGCCGCGTTCCTCGGTTCCGCGGTGGCGGCCAGTGCGTGCCGGAAGTCGGGGTCACGGGAGCGTGTCCCCGGCGCGGTGGTGGACCAGGCCGTGGAGCTGGGGCACCGGCTGCGCGGCGGGCCGCTGCCCCGCGCGGACATCATGGAGCCCGTGGAGGTGCTGGTGGTGGGCGCGGGCGTGGCGGGACTGTCCGCGGCCTGGCGGCTGGCGAGCGCGGGCGTGCGAGGCGTGCGCGTGCTGGAGCTGGAGGCGGAGCCGGGAGGCACGTCCCGCTCCGGGCGCAACGCCATCTCCGCGTACCCATGGGGCGCGCACTACCTGCCGGCGCCGCTGGAGGACCGGGGCCCTGTCGTCCGGCTGCTGCGGGAGATGGGGGCCGTCACCGACGTGGATGACGCGGGCCGGCCGCGCTTCGAGGAGTCGCTGCTCATCCACGAGCCGGAGGAGCGCTTCTTCTACCGGGGCCACTGGTACGAAGGGCTTTACCTGCACGCGGGCGCCAGCGTGGAGGACCTGGAGGAGCTGCGGCGCTTCGAGGCGCGGATGAACGGCTTCGCCTCCGCGCGAGACGCGAAGGGGCGCCGGGCCTTCGCGGTGCCTTCCGGCCTGTCCAGTGACGACGCCGAATGGACGGCACTGGACGCGCTGAGCATGGCGGCCTGGATGGAGCGCGAGGGCTTCCGCTCCGCGCGGCTGAAGTGGGTGGTGGACTACGCGTGCCGCGACGACTTCGGCACCACCGCCGAGCATGTCTCCGCCTGGGCCGGCATCTGGTACTTCACCGCGCGGCAGGACGGGAATGGGGAGCGCAGCGAGGGCTACCTGAGCTGGCCCGAAGGCAATGGCCGGTTGGTGCGGCAGCTCGTGTCGGCGCTGCCGAACGGGGCGGTGGAGCGCAGCGTGCTGGTGCACACCGTGGAGCCCGTGGAGGGTGGCTGCCGTGTGGACGCGCTGGAGGCGGGCTCGGGCAAGCCCCGGGCCTTCCTGGCGCGGCAGGTGGTGCTGGCGTGTCCGCGCTTCATCGCCGCGCACGTGGTGGCGCCGTGGCGCCGGGAGCGTCCGGCGTGGCTGAATGGCTTCACGTATGGGCCGTGGGTGGTGGCGAACCTGACGCTGTCGTCGCCGCCGCGCTCGCGGGGCTTTCCGCTGGCCTGGGACAACGTCTTCTATGAGAGCCGCAGCCTGGGCTACGTGGTGGCCACGCACCAGACGCTGCGCCAGGACGAGCAGGGCCCCACGGTGCTCACCTGGTACCTGCCCATGGACGGCGCGGACGTGAAGGCCGAGCGCGAGAAGGCGCTGTCGGCCAGCTACGCGGACTGGGAGGCCCTGGTGATGGCGGACATGCGGCCCGCGCACCCTGGCATCTCCGGGCAGGCGCAGCGGCTGGAGGTCCAGCGCTGGGGTCACGCCATGGTGCGGCCTACACCGGGCTTCATGTGGGGGCAGGCGAAGCAGTCCGCGGGGGAGAGCCTGGGGAGTTCACTGCACTTCGCGCACTCGGACCTGGGCGGCATGGGTCTCTTCGAAGAGGCGAACTGGTTTGGCGTGCGGGCCGCGGAGCGCGTGCTGGCGGAGCTGGGCCGGCGTGAGGTGAGCTGGCTGTAG
- a CDS encoding peptidylprolyl isomerase, translating into MTTHDDSQGGRKNARSLAELHALGIMKKMPAALQLDSTEPVELPTVEAPSLEGVSVAQVAPAPLTEQELVDRFDALRRQHADVRERQPGEDVALEDDALVDVLGFANNRLMPFSVRENWWVRVAADPGLPGFFESLAGAKVGQSVGIELTLPDTYPVEALRGQPARFLVSVKAARELKLLEDDSPELLSRLGMGSITDVMRKLGDELAQARLADVDRLTQERVMDVLVDRTPVELSAALVDEEIRQRWAEAERPILQRKDFQPDELQEALEGWLQDPLTRMDAAYRITLALVLRAIAERDGIQPDRAATEAMLEDLANLTGVNRQELGVAVKEDEALARRLYEMALRFSTIDHVMKKVTLTPAAA; encoded by the coding sequence ATGACGACCCATGACGATTCGCAGGGCGGTCGTAAGAATGCCCGTTCGCTGGCTGAGCTTCATGCGCTCGGCATCATGAAGAAGATGCCGGCGGCGCTGCAGCTCGACAGCACCGAGCCGGTGGAGCTTCCCACGGTGGAGGCGCCTTCCCTGGAGGGGGTGTCGGTGGCCCAGGTGGCGCCTGCGCCATTGACGGAGCAGGAACTCGTGGACCGCTTCGATGCGCTCCGTCGCCAGCACGCAGACGTCCGCGAGCGTCAGCCGGGCGAGGATGTGGCGCTCGAGGACGACGCGCTCGTGGACGTGCTGGGCTTCGCCAACAACCGGCTGATGCCCTTCTCTGTCCGGGAGAACTGGTGGGTGCGCGTCGCGGCGGACCCGGGGCTGCCCGGCTTCTTCGAATCACTGGCGGGGGCGAAGGTGGGCCAGTCGGTCGGCATCGAGCTGACGCTGCCGGACACCTATCCCGTGGAGGCGCTGCGGGGGCAGCCGGCCCGCTTCCTCGTGAGCGTGAAGGCGGCGCGAGAGCTGAAGTTGCTGGAAGATGACTCGCCGGAGTTGCTGTCACGGCTGGGCATGGGCTCCATCACGGACGTCATGCGCAAGCTGGGGGACGAACTGGCCCAGGCGCGGCTCGCCGACGTCGACCGGTTGACCCAGGAGCGCGTCATGGACGTGCTCGTGGACCGCACGCCGGTGGAGCTGTCCGCCGCGCTGGTGGATGAGGAGATTCGCCAGCGCTGGGCGGAGGCCGAGCGGCCCATCCTCCAGCGCAAGGATTTCCAGCCCGACGAGCTTCAGGAAGCGCTGGAGGGGTGGCTGCAGGATCCGCTGACCCGCATGGATGCGGCGTACCGCATCACGCTGGCGCTGGTCCTGCGAGCCATCGCCGAACGCGACGGCATCCAGCCGGACCGCGCGGCGACGGAGGCCATGCTGGAGGACCTCGCGAACCTCACGGGCGTCAACCGGCAGGAGCTGGGCGTGGCGGTGAAGGAGGACGAGGCGCTGGCTCGCCGCCTGTACGAAATGGCGCTGCGCTTCTCCACCATCGACCACGTGATGAAGAAGGTGACGCTGACGCCCGCCGCGGCGTGA
- the speD gene encoding S-adenosylmethionine decarboxylase — MPGSLKDAAALAALFEELIVVLDLKVVGQPQWHVFPEPGGITGLTLLAESHLGIHTFPEHGFAALNVYCCRERHRPDFEALLARHLGATACVVRELKRGVTA; from the coding sequence GTGCCTGGCAGCCTCAAGGACGCGGCGGCACTGGCGGCGCTCTTCGAGGAGCTCATCGTCGTGCTGGACCTGAAGGTCGTGGGCCAGCCGCAGTGGCACGTGTTCCCGGAGCCCGGTGGCATCACCGGGCTGACGCTGCTGGCCGAAAGCCACCTGGGTATCCACACGTTTCCGGAGCACGGGTTCGCCGCGCTCAACGTGTACTGCTGCCGCGAGCGCCATCGTCCGGACTTCGAGGCGCTGCTGGCGCGCCATCTGGGCGCGACGGCGTGCGTGGTGCGTGAGCTGAAGCGAGGGGTGACGGCGTGA
- a CDS encoding arylsulfatase — protein sequence MSLKEYLPGTPFPGVIGRTDEESSPAWPAPLRAKPGAPNVLFIVLDDTGFGQLGCYGSPIRTPNLDRLAKGGLLYNNMHTTALCSPTRSCILTGRNHHSNGMAAITEISVGYPGRNGTIPFENGFLSEMLAGHGYNTYCVGKWHLTPAEQTSAAGPYSRWPLGRGFERYYGFLGGDTHQYYPDLVHDNHQVRPPKTPEEGYHLTEDLVDRAIGFIADAKQVAPDKPFFLYFCTGAMHAPHHVPREWADRYKGQFDDGWDAYREKVFRRQLETGVLPPGTRLSRHDPDVQDWDSLSPEERRLYARMMEVFAGFLEHTDHHIGRLIQSLEASGELENTLIMVISDNGASPEGGLHGSVNELKFFNNAPESLEQNLAALDELGGPRHFNHYPWGWAWAGNTPFKRWKRETYRGGTTDPFIVHWPRGIQARGEIRSQYCHAIDMVPTVLDCLGIDPPTELRGVTQSPIEGVSFKYSFQDADAESRHHTQYFEMFSHRALYHDGWRAVCPFPGPSFTESHEPFGMLKLTEARLREFDTEGWELYHVAEDCSETRNVAAQERDKLIEMIARWYVEAGRYDVLPLITPSRELFAVERPQISRERERYVYRPNTSPAPENVAVHVLNRAHAITARVEVEDGVEGVLLCHGGLTGGYSLFVKDGKLHYVYNFVGEREFHLESSVDVPKGHAELRFEFQPTGAPDLPAGRGAPGRGRLFINGDLVAQSDISETMPLLISLGEGLTCGRDENSPVSQRYQPPFAFKGGTLTEVVVDVSGEHVHDAATEANTVMARQ from the coding sequence ATGTCGCTCAAGGAATACCTTCCCGGAACGCCATTCCCTGGTGTCATCGGCCGGACGGATGAGGAGTCCTCGCCTGCCTGGCCCGCGCCGCTGCGCGCGAAGCCGGGGGCACCCAACGTCCTCTTCATCGTCCTGGACGACACGGGCTTCGGTCAGCTCGGTTGCTATGGCTCGCCCATCCGCACGCCCAACCTGGACCGGTTGGCGAAGGGCGGGCTGCTCTACAACAACATGCACACCACCGCGCTCTGCTCGCCCACGCGCTCGTGCATCCTCACCGGCCGCAACCACCACTCCAATGGCATGGCGGCCATCACCGAAATCTCCGTGGGCTACCCCGGCCGCAACGGCACCATCCCCTTCGAGAATGGCTTCCTCTCCGAGATGCTGGCCGGGCACGGCTACAACACCTACTGCGTGGGCAAGTGGCACCTCACACCCGCGGAGCAGACGAGCGCCGCGGGGCCCTACTCACGCTGGCCCCTGGGCCGCGGCTTCGAGCGGTATTACGGCTTCCTCGGGGGCGACACGCACCAGTACTACCCCGACCTCGTTCACGACAATCATCAGGTCCGGCCGCCGAAGACGCCCGAGGAGGGCTATCACCTGACGGAGGACCTGGTGGACCGGGCCATCGGCTTCATCGCCGACGCCAAGCAGGTGGCGCCCGACAAGCCCTTCTTCCTCTACTTCTGCACCGGCGCCATGCATGCGCCCCACCATGTCCCCCGGGAATGGGCGGACCGCTACAAGGGCCAGTTCGACGACGGTTGGGATGCCTACCGCGAGAAGGTCTTCCGGCGTCAGCTCGAGACAGGCGTGCTGCCGCCGGGCACCCGGTTGTCGCGGCATGACCCGGACGTGCAGGACTGGGACAGCCTGTCTCCGGAGGAACGGCGGCTCTACGCGCGGATGATGGAGGTGTTCGCGGGCTTCCTGGAGCACACGGACCACCACATCGGCCGGCTCATCCAGTCACTGGAGGCGAGCGGGGAGTTGGAGAACACGCTCATCATGGTCATCTCCGACAATGGCGCCAGTCCGGAGGGCGGCCTGCATGGCTCCGTCAATGAGCTGAAGTTCTTCAACAACGCGCCGGAGTCGCTGGAGCAGAACCTGGCGGCGCTGGACGAGCTGGGCGGACCGCGCCACTTCAACCACTATCCCTGGGGCTGGGCCTGGGCGGGCAATACGCCCTTCAAACGGTGGAAGCGCGAGACGTACCGGGGAGGTACCACGGACCCCTTCATCGTCCACTGGCCCCGAGGCATCCAGGCGCGGGGCGAGATTCGCTCGCAGTACTGCCACGCCATCGACATGGTGCCCACGGTGCTGGACTGCCTGGGCATCGATCCGCCCACGGAGCTTCGCGGCGTCACACAGTCACCCATCGAAGGCGTCAGCTTCAAGTACTCCTTCCAAGACGCGGACGCGGAGAGCCGGCACCACACGCAGTACTTCGAGATGTTCAGCCACCGGGCCCTGTACCACGACGGATGGCGGGCGGTGTGCCCGTTCCCCGGACCGTCCTTCACGGAGTCGCACGAGCCGTTCGGCATGCTGAAGCTCACCGAGGCCAGACTGCGCGAGTTCGATACGGAGGGCTGGGAGCTGTACCACGTGGCGGAGGACTGCTCGGAGACGCGGAACGTGGCCGCGCAGGAGCGCGACAAGCTCATCGAGATGATTGCCCGCTGGTACGTCGAGGCGGGCCGGTACGATGTGCTTCCGCTGATAACGCCGTCCCGCGAACTCTTCGCCGTGGAGCGGCCGCAGATTTCTCGAGAGCGGGAGCGTTACGTCTACCGGCCGAACACCTCACCCGCGCCGGAGAACGTGGCGGTGCACGTCCTCAATCGAGCCCACGCCATCACCGCGCGGGTGGAGGTGGAGGACGGCGTCGAGGGCGTGTTGCTCTGCCACGGTGGATTGACGGGCGGGTACTCGCTCTTCGTCAAGGACGGCAAGCTGCACTACGTCTACAACTTCGTGGGAGAGAGGGAGTTCCACCTGGAGTCCTCCGTAGACGTGCCGAAGGGACACGCGGAGCTGCGCTTCGAGTTCCAGCCCACGGGCGCGCCCGACCTTCCCGCGGGCCGGGGCGCGCCGGGGCGGGGACGCCTCTTCATCAACGGCGACCTGGTGGCGCAGAGCGACATCTCGGAGACCATGCCGCTGCTCATCAGCCTGGGCGAGGGACTCACGTGCGGCCGAGACGAGAACTCGCCGGTGAGTCAGCGGTACCAGCCGCCCTTCGCGTTCAAGGGTGGGACGCTGACGGAGGTGGTGGTGGACGTGTCGGGCGAGCACGTCCACGACGCCGCGACGGAGGCGAACACGGTCATGGCGCGGCAATAG
- a CDS encoding peptidylprolyl isomerase yields MRTQFLTTVLLCLTLTACKDSDKKESMGGGTPPSATTPAKPTAPSAAEVPAAAPPAEAASGEWTKKVQAGQDVYATLETNQGAIVVRLFSKDAPKTVANFVGLATGEKAWTDPKTGQRVEGKPLYDGVIFHRVIPGFMIQGGDPTGTGRGDPGYRFEDEFQSGRTFDKKGLLAMANAGPGTNGSQFFITTSTPDYLNNRHTIFGEVVSGYDVVEKISNVQRDPRDKPLEPVVIQKIAMSDQAPAGSGN; encoded by the coding sequence ATGCGGACCCAATTCCTGACGACTGTCCTCCTCTGCCTTACCCTCACCGCCTGCAAGGACTCCGACAAGAAGGAATCCATGGGGGGTGGTACCCCGCCTTCCGCGACGACGCCGGCGAAGCCCACGGCGCCTTCCGCCGCCGAGGTGCCGGCCGCGGCGCCCCCCGCCGAGGCCGCCTCGGGTGAATGGACGAAGAAGGTCCAGGCGGGCCAGGACGTCTACGCCACCCTCGAAACGAACCAGGGCGCCATCGTCGTGCGCCTCTTCTCCAAGGATGCCCCCAAGACGGTGGCCAACTTCGTGGGCCTGGCCACGGGCGAGAAGGCCTGGACGGACCCGAAGACGGGCCAGCGCGTGGAGGGCAAGCCGCTGTACGACGGCGTCATCTTCCACCGGGTGATTCCGGGCTTCATGATTCAGGGCGGCGACCCCACGGGCACCGGCCGCGGCGACCCGGGCTACCGCTTCGAGGACGAGTTCCAGAGCGGCCGCACCTTCGACAAGAAGGGCCTGCTGGCCATGGCCAACGCCGGCCCCGGCACCAACGGCAGCCAGTTCTTCATCACCACCTCCACGCCGGACTACCTCAACAACCGTCACACCATCTTCGGTGAAGTGGTGTCGGGCTACGACGTGGTGGAGAAGATTTCCAACGTGCAGCGCGACCCGCGCGACAAGCCCCTGGAGCCGGTCGTCATCCAGAAGATCGCGATGAGCGACCAGGCCCCGGCCGGCAGCGGGAACTGA
- a CDS encoding DUF350 domain-containing protein, which translates to MLLLGVVVSVQGVLASIIYSLIGLAVFVAGFYVIRLIMPFDVHKELEADQNTAVGIVIGSFIIGLAIIVAAAISGG; encoded by the coding sequence ATGTTGTTACTTGGCGTGGTGGTCAGCGTTCAGGGTGTGCTGGCGAGCATCATCTACTCGCTCATCGGATTGGCGGTGTTCGTGGCGGGCTTCTACGTCATCCGCCTCATCATGCCGTTCGACGTGCACAAGGAGCTGGAGGCCGACCAGAACACGGCGGTGGGCATCGTCATCGGTTCCTTCATCATCGGTCTGGCCATCATCGTGGCCGCGGCCATCAGCGGCGGATGA
- a CDS encoding alpha/beta hydrolase encodes MERALRHVATRLGELDCHVIDALPEGATPELVVVLSHGLGAPATDLVPLGPELMAFQPALADRVRFVFPGGPMAWAHGGRAWFPLPDAVMRGEQRDWEQFARDVPPGMPAARRALMSTVDALCAAMKLPYGRIVLGGFSQGGMVSTDVALRLDEPPAGLCILSGTLTSEPEWRPRAQGRTGLPVFQAHGRYDPLLPLGSAERLRDLFVASGLTVDFHAYDMPHAIVTEELEALAAFLAARLGGR; translated from the coding sequence ATGGAACGCGCCCTGCGCCACGTGGCCACACGGTTGGGTGAGCTGGACTGCCACGTCATCGACGCGCTCCCCGAGGGCGCGACGCCCGAACTGGTCGTCGTCCTCTCCCATGGCCTGGGCGCGCCCGCCACCGACCTGGTGCCCCTGGGGCCGGAGTTGATGGCGTTCCAGCCGGCGCTGGCGGACCGCGTGCGGTTCGTCTTCCCCGGCGGGCCCATGGCCTGGGCGCACGGAGGGCGCGCCTGGTTCCCCCTGCCCGACGCGGTGATGCGGGGGGAGCAGCGCGACTGGGAGCAGTTCGCGCGCGACGTGCCGCCGGGCATGCCCGCCGCGCGCAGGGCGCTGATGAGCACCGTGGACGCGCTGTGCGCCGCGATGAAGCTGCCCTACGGGCGCATCGTGCTGGGCGGCTTCAGCCAGGGCGGCATGGTGTCCACGGACGTGGCCCTGCGCCTGGATGAGCCGCCCGCCGGGCTGTGCATCCTCTCCGGCACGCTGACGTCGGAGCCGGAGTGGCGCCCCCGCGCCCAGGGCCGCACGGGGCTGCCCGTGTTCCAGGCCCACGGGCGCTACGACCCGCTGCTGCCCCTTGGCAGCGCCGAGCGGCTGCGGGACCTGTTCGTGGCATCGGGCCTCACCGTGGACTTCCACGCCTACGACATGCCGCACGCCATCGTCACCGAGGAACTGGAGGCCCTGGCCGCGTTCCTCGCCGCGCGGCTGGGAGGACGCTGA
- a CDS encoding DUF4178 domain-containing protein, giving the protein MTQGKCPSCGAMVEFTAGSAQVVVCGYCQTVVARKGLDFESHGKIGSIVPTDSPLQLRAEGRYRKAAYTIVGHLQKDHGAGPWDEWYVEFADGRTGWLSESEGTFHLMFDMGPEEGVVLEDLHPGERLHLRDRAWVIEERGHGRVVAAAGQLPSDVDPTQDAWYVDATGPKGAFLTLDFGTRGHSPEVFVGEALKLEQLGIPAGQLRPRVRKVELQQARCTQCNGNLSLRAPDKTLRVACPYCGALLDARQGKLSFLRMLEKPSRPLIIPLGTKGKLDGAEWICIGYLERSCTVEGVRYPWEEFLLYNASRGFVWLMNSNGHWVFLKPLPAGDVSLSPDVAAFYEHRRYKCFQHVTAVTDKVLGEFYWTVRVGERAQASEYVSAPYSVNVDATDDEVSYTHGEYLEPEVVKEAFGLKEPMPQREGIAPSQPNPHQSGLRSVFVWTGLWILALFVLSAVLSLTAAKTVVLEKAVVVPPDATPGTPAAMHFSEPFELPKRGNMRVEISGTPFNEWLGIQGDLVNQDTNDVVLFYEELSYYRGNDGDGEWTESNMSTSTYLSPVPAGKYALRTTASFEANPRRPRPMTYRVKLIHDTPNSSWFCFALGLMVVGPVVALYRSHSFETRRWAESNV; this is encoded by the coding sequence GTGACGCAGGGGAAGTGTCCATCGTGCGGCGCGATGGTGGAGTTCACCGCCGGCTCGGCGCAGGTCGTGGTGTGCGGCTACTGCCAGACGGTGGTGGCTCGCAAGGGCCTGGACTTCGAGTCCCACGGGAAGATTGGCAGCATCGTCCCCACCGATTCGCCGTTGCAGCTCCGCGCGGAGGGGCGCTACCGCAAGGCGGCGTACACCATCGTCGGCCACCTGCAGAAGGACCACGGCGCGGGACCGTGGGACGAGTGGTACGTGGAGTTCGCGGACGGCCGCACCGGGTGGCTCAGCGAGTCCGAGGGCACCTTCCACCTGATGTTCGACATGGGGCCCGAAGAGGGCGTGGTGCTGGAGGACCTGCACCCGGGAGAGCGGCTGCACCTGCGCGACCGCGCGTGGGTCATCGAGGAGCGTGGCCATGGCCGCGTGGTGGCCGCCGCGGGTCAGCTCCCCAGCGACGTGGACCCCACGCAGGACGCCTGGTACGTGGACGCCACGGGGCCCAAGGGCGCCTTCCTCACGCTCGACTTCGGCACGCGTGGGCACTCGCCCGAGGTCTTCGTTGGCGAGGCGCTCAAGCTGGAGCAGCTGGGCATCCCGGCCGGGCAGCTCCGGCCCCGCGTGCGCAAGGTGGAGCTGCAGCAGGCGCGCTGCACGCAGTGCAACGGCAACCTGTCACTGCGCGCGCCGGACAAGACGCTGCGCGTGGCGTGCCCCTACTGCGGCGCGCTGCTGGACGCGCGCCAGGGCAAGCTGTCCTTCCTGCGCATGCTGGAGAAGCCGAGCCGGCCGCTCATCATCCCCCTGGGAACCAAGGGGAAGCTGGATGGCGCGGAGTGGATCTGCATCGGCTACCTGGAGCGCTCGTGCACCGTGGAGGGCGTGCGCTACCCGTGGGAGGAGTTCCTCCTCTACAACGCGTCGCGCGGCTTCGTCTGGCTGATGAACTCCAACGGCCACTGGGTGTTCCTGAAGCCGCTGCCCGCGGGTGACGTGTCGCTGTCGCCCGACGTCGCCGCCTTCTATGAGCACCGCCGCTACAAGTGCTTCCAGCACGTCACCGCGGTCACGGACAAGGTGTTGGGGGAGTTCTACTGGACGGTGAGAGTGGGCGAGCGGGCCCAGGCGTCGGAGTACGTCTCCGCGCCGTACTCGGTGAACGTGGACGCCACGGACGACGAGGTGTCGTACACCCACGGCGAGTACCTGGAGCCCGAGGTGGTGAAGGAGGCCTTCGGCTTGAAGGAGCCGATGCCTCAACGGGAGGGCATTGCCCCCAGCCAGCCGAACCCGCACCAGTCGGGCCTGCGCTCCGTCTTCGTCTGGACTGGCCTCTGGATACTGGCGTTGTTCGTGCTGTCGGCCGTGCTGTCCTTGACCGCCGCGAAGACGGTCGTCCTGGAGAAGGCGGTGGTGGTACCGCCGGATGCCACGCCAGGCACGCCCGCGGCCATGCACTTCAGCGAGCCCTTCGAATTGCCCAAGCGCGGCAACATGCGCGTGGAGATCAGCGGCACGCCCTTCAACGAGTGGCTGGGCATCCAGGGCGACCTGGTGAACCAGGACACGAACGACGTGGTCCTCTTCTACGAAGAGCTGAGCTACTACCGTGGCAACGACGGCGACGGCGAGTGGACCGAAAGCAACATGTCCACCAGCACCTACCTGTCGCCGGTGCCCGCCGGAAAGTACGCGCTGCGCACGACGGCGAGCTTCGAGGCGAACCCGAGGCGGCCGCGGCCCATGACGTACAGGGTGAAGCTCATCCACGACACGCCCAACTCGAGCTGGTTCTGCTTCGCGCTGGGGTTGATGGTGGTGGGGCCGGTGGTGGCGTTGTATCGCTCGCACAGCTTCGAGACGCGGCGCTGGGCGGAGAGCAACGTCTAG
- a CDS encoding polyamine aminopropyltransferase: protein MNKTLLYITVIVIATCGLIYELVVGALASYLLGDSITQFSTVIGGYLFAMGIGSYLSRYIERGVAQRFVEVELAVALLGGICAPVLFLTFTLTDLFQVALYGSVIAIGALVGMEIPLLLRILKDQVKFKDLISQVLSLDYVGALAASVAFPLLLVPKLGLVRTSLLFGVLNAAVALWSTWLLAPLLGNPLRLRIKAVGLTVLLLAGFVMGDRLTTFYEDQLYADDVVHASSSPYQRIILTRGKRGFSLFLNGNLQFASLDEYRYHESLVHPAMVRAGKVENVLILGGGDGLAAREVLRYPEVRSVTLVDLDPVITGLATNYGELAKLNRHAMTDPRMRVVNGDAMQFLTEGGAQYDVVVVDFPDPNNFALGKLYTTGFYKLLKKRIAPDGVAVVQSTSPLFARRSFWCVETTLKAAGFWTEPYHALVPSFGEWGYVLIAHEPPARHRPLPEGLLFLDDATMASLTQFPPDMGPLPVEVNRLNNQVLVHYYEAEWQRWN from the coding sequence GTGAACAAGACGCTGCTGTACATCACCGTCATCGTCATCGCGACGTGCGGGCTCATCTATGAGCTCGTCGTCGGGGCGCTCGCGAGCTACCTGCTCGGCGACTCCATCACCCAGTTCTCCACCGTCATTGGCGGCTACCTGTTCGCCATGGGCATTGGCAGCTACCTGTCGCGCTACATCGAGCGCGGGGTGGCGCAGCGCTTCGTGGAGGTGGAGCTGGCGGTGGCGCTGCTGGGCGGCATCTGCGCGCCGGTGCTGTTCCTCACCTTCACGCTGACGGACCTGTTCCAGGTGGCGCTGTACGGCAGCGTGATTGCCATTGGCGCGCTGGTGGGCATGGAGATTCCCCTCCTGCTGCGCATCCTGAAGGACCAGGTCAAGTTCAAGGACCTCATCAGCCAGGTGCTGTCGCTGGACTACGTGGGGGCGCTCGCGGCCAGCGTGGCCTTCCCGTTGCTGCTGGTGCCGAAGCTGGGGCTGGTGCGCACGTCCCTGCTGTTCGGCGTGCTGAACGCGGCGGTGGCGCTGTGGAGCACCTGGTTGCTGGCGCCGCTGCTGGGCAACCCGCTGCGGCTGCGCATCAAGGCGGTGGGCCTGACGGTGCTGCTGCTGGCGGGCTTCGTCATGGGCGACCGGCTCACCACCTTCTACGAGGACCAGCTCTACGCGGATGACGTGGTCCACGCGTCCAGTTCGCCGTATCAGCGCATCATCCTCACGCGCGGCAAGCGGGGCTTCTCGCTGTTCCTCAACGGCAACCTCCAGTTCGCCAGCCTGGACGAGTACCGCTACCACGAGTCCCTGGTGCACCCGGCCATGGTGCGCGCGGGCAAGGTGGAGAACGTGCTCATCCTGGGCGGTGGAGACGGCCTGGCCGCGCGGGAAGTGCTGCGCTACCCGGAGGTCCGCTCCGTCACGCTGGTGGACCTGGACCCGGTGATTACGGGGCTGGCGACGAACTACGGGGAGCTGGCGAAGCTGAACCGCCACGCGATGACGGACCCGCGGATGCGGGTGGTCAATGGGGACGCGATGCAGTTCCTCACCGAGGGCGGCGCGCAGTACGACGTGGTGGTGGTGGACTTCCCGGACCCGAACAACTTCGCGCTGGGGAAGCTGTACACCACGGGTTTCTACAAGCTGCTCAAGAAGCGCATCGCGCCGGACGGCGTGGCGGTGGTGCAGAGCACCAGCCCGCTGTTCGCCCGGCGCTCCTTCTGGTGCGTGGAGACGACGCTCAAGGCCGCGGGCTTCTGGACGGAGCCGTACCACGCGCTGGTGCCGTCGTTCGGTGAGTGGGGCTACGTGTTGATTGCGCACGAGCCGCCCGCCCGGCACCGGCCGCTGCCCGAAGGGCTGCTCTTCCTGGACGACGCGACGATGGCGTCACTCACCCAGTTCCCTCCGGACATGGGGCCCTTGCCCGTGGAGGTGAACCGGCTGAACAACCAGGTGCTGGTGCACTACTACGAGGCGGAGTGGCAGCGGTGGAACTGA